GGTTTTAATATAATCTGCTCCTGATTGCATTACTATTTCGGTAATTTTCGCAATTTCGTCATTTGTTAATAATGCAGTTTCAACAATAACTTTTAGAAGTCTGCCATTACATGCTTCTTTAATTGCTTTAATTTCATTTAGAACATATTCGTATTGTTGATCTTTGAAACGGCCAACATTGATTACCATATCAATTTCATCAGCACCGTGTTCAACAGCAATTTTGGTTTCATAAACTTTTACACTTGTGGCATTGTAACCAAGTGGAAAGCCAATAACGGTACAAACTAACACGTCTGAGCCTTTTAATTGTTCTTTTGCATATTTAATATATGATGGTGGAATACAAACTGATTTAAAATCTCATTTCTTAGCTTCTTCAATTAGTTTGTCAATATCTTTAAATGTAGCTGAAGCGGCTAAATTTGTATGATCAATATATTTATTTAATTTCATTATAATTTCTCCATTTTTTGTATTTATTAGTATAATTTCGCGAAAACTTCTTGAATTTCATGCTTGTTATTACTAAATTCTATAGCATCTAAAATTTCTTTTTCTAAATTAGTGTCAATTTCTTTTGAAGAATATAGGGTAAATAATGTATCGTTAACCTTTACATAATCATTTGAAGATTTATTTAAATAAATTCCCGCTTCAAAATCAATGCTATCTTCTTTTTTAGATCTTCCGGCACCTAATTTCATTGCAACAAGTCCAAAAGCGATTGCCGAATTAATTTTTAAATAACCTTCGCTATTTGACTTAATTTCATACTTATGCTTTGGATTAAATCAATTAGGATTATCTAATAATTCAACTTTTCCGCCTTGAGCCTTGATTCATTCCCTAAATTTTTCATATGCTTTTCCACTAATAATAGCTTCATCAATCATACTACGAGCTGTTTTTTCATCTTTAGCAACTTTAGCTAACATTAAAAGTGTTGAACCTGATGAATAAATAATTTCTGTAAAATCTTTAGGACCTTTACCTTTTAGTGTATCAATTGCTTCTAGAATTTCAATTTTGTTACCAATTGCTCTACCAAGTGGTTGATCCATATTGGTAATTTCAACTGCAATTTCTCTTCCTAGTTTTTTACCAATTTCAATCATTAATTTACCTAATCTTTTGGCTTCGTCAATGTTCTTCATAAATGCGCCATCGCCACATTTAACATCAAGCAAAATACAGTTAGAGCCAGTTGCTAATTTTTTTGACATAATAGATGAGGCAATTAATGGAATTGATTGAACTGTTGCTGTAACATCACGAAGAGCATAGATTTTTTTATCAGCAGGAACTAAATTTGTATTTTGTCCAATTACAGCAATATTGTGTTCTTTCACAACATCTTTAAATTCTTGATCTGAAAGTAAGATATTATATCCTTCAATTGATTCTAACTTGTCAAGTGTTCCACCGGTGTGACCCAATCCTCTTCCAGACATTTTAGCTACGGTTAAACCAAGTGAAGCTAGAATTGGACATAAAGCTATACTTACTTTATCTCCAACTCCTCCAGTTGAATGTTTATCAACAATAGTCTTATTTAAAAATTTTCAATCCAAAACTTCACCTGAATGCATCATAGCATCGGTTAAATAAGCAGTTTCAGTATCTGTAAGACCATTTAATCTAATAGCCATTAGTAAAGCTGAGACTTGATAATCAGGAATAAATTCCTTAACATAACCATCAATAAAAAATTTTATTTCCTCTTTAGTTAGTTCTTTTTTTTCTGATTTCTTTGTAATAATGTCAATAAAACGCATTTTATTTAAACTCCTCAGCTAAAGATAAAGCTAATTTCATCATTTCATTGAATGAGTTTTGCCTTTCTTCACTTGTTGTATATTCATGTGTAATTAAATTATCTGAAATTGTAAGAAGTGTTGCAGCTTTTTTGTTTAATCTTTCGGCAACCGTGAATAAACCATAAGCTTCCATTTCAACACAAATTGAATCACCTGATTTTTTAGCTCTGTCTAGAGCAGATATATCTGAATAAAAAGCATCTTCAGATAAAATTCTTCCTTCATGAATTGTCATATTCAATTTTTTTGCGTGCTTTTTAATTAATTCATTTAGTTCTGCATTTGGCTTAGCAACATGACTATTATCTCCTAGAATGTTAGTTCTAAATGATGTACTGTCACTATATGCTTCTGAAGCTAAAACCATTTCATAGTTTTTAATTTCTGCTTTAAATGAACCGGCTGAGCCAATTCTAACAATAGCTTCAACTCCATATTGACTAAATAGTTCATATGAGTAAATACCAA
The sequence above is a segment of the [Mycoplasma] phocae genome. Coding sequences within it:
- the deoD gene encoding purine-nucleoside phosphorylase: MTPHINAKDGAFAKLVLMPGDPLRAKYIADKYLENVELVSDVRNVLMYTGYYNGNRVSVCASGMGVPSIGIYSYELFSQYGVEAIVRIGSAGSFKAEIKNYEMVLASEAYSDSTSFRTNILGDNSHVAKPNAELNELIKKHAKKLNMTIHEGRILSEDAFYSDISALDRAKKSGDSICVEMEAYGLFTVAERLNKKAATLLTISDNLITHEYTTSEERQNSFNEMMKLALSLAEEFK
- a CDS encoding thymidine phosphorylase; this encodes MRFIDIITKKSEKKELTKEEIKFFIDGYVKEFIPDYQVSALLMAIRLNGLTDTETAYLTDAMMHSGEVLDWKFLNKTIVDKHSTGGVGDKVSIALCPILASLGLTVAKMSGRGLGHTGGTLDKLESIEGYNILLSDQEFKDVVKEHNIAVIGQNTNLVPADKKIYALRDVTATVQSIPLIASSIMSKKLATGSNCILLDVKCGDGAFMKNIDEAKRLGKLMIEIGKKLGREIAVEITNMDQPLGRAIGNKIEILEAIDTLKGKGPKDFTEIIYSSGSTLLMLAKVAKDEKTARSMIDEAIISGKAYEKFREWIKAQGGKVELLDNPNWFNPKHKYEIKSNSEGYLKINSAIAFGLVAMKLGAGRSKKEDSIDFEAGIYLNKSSNDYVKVNDTLFTLYSSKEIDTNLEKEILDAIEFSNNKHEIQEVFAKLY
- the deoC gene encoding deoxyribose-phosphate aldolase; translated protein: MKLNKYIDHTNLAASATFKDIDKLIEEAKKWDFKSVCIPPSYIKYAKEQLKGSDVLVCTVIGFPLGYNATSVKVYETKIAVEHGADEIDMVINVGRFKDQQYEYVLNEIKAIKEACNGRLLKVIVETALLTNDEIAKITEIVMQSGADYIKTSTGFSYRGASFEDVKIMKSVCGDKILIKASGGIKSTEDANEMIRLGASRLGTSKSIAIMENKKADNKGSY